From Sphingobacterium bambusae:
TTGGCCGATAGATGCTGCGGCATTGGCGAACAATCCTTTTATGCAATTAAATAATTTTTGGACAAACTAATGCGATCTGTGATGAAATGTTTTGTTAGTATCTGTTGTTTGGTATTGGTTGGAATAGTGTTCTTTTCGGCTTGTCAGAAGGAATATTATGATGAATCGGGCACGCATGATGCCCATTTCGGAGGCTCCATATGGGAATATCTAGAAACGAGACCCGAGCTTTTTGATACTTTACAGGTAGCCTTGCAGATTGCTGGGCTGGATCAAGTATTGCAGAGGGAGCATGTGACGTTTTTTGCGCCGACAGATCAATGTGTACTCAAATCTGTTTGGGCTTTGAATGCATATCTCTACGAAAGCGGTCAAGATACGATTACCTCCTTGCGTCAGGTAGACCCCAGTGTATGGCGTAAATTTTTCAGTCGGTATATCCTTAAGGGAACATATCTTGCCAAAGACTTTCCGCAGTTGGACACGCTGAACCTCTCCGCATTTCCAGGACAGGGATATGTAACCTATGAAAATGACGATATGAATATCGGTGTGCTTTACAATGATGCGGTTACCAAAAATTCTGATGGTACGGATCAAGTCATAAAATATGCGGGTTATAGACAGTTGTATCTTAATTATCCGTTTTCGAGGGGGAACAATACTGGGGTAAGTTACATACCATTTATTACAGCTCCAGTTGCTACGTCAGATATTCAGCCTGCTAATGGCGCTTTACATGTGCTTCAATTCTCTAAGCATGCCTTCGGATTTCTCTCCTATTTATTTGTGCAGGAAGCCTTAGCCAAGGGAATCACAACGAATTAAAACCTCATGATTATGAAAAGACTTGATATGAAGATTATTTGTTTATCCTTTATTCTTTTTCTGTTGACAGCTTGCAGTAAAGATTTGATGGTAGGAGAAGATCCATATAGCGGAGGTAAGGGGTCCTTGGGCATCGGTTTTATTAGCAATTACCCAACTCCTGAAGTAGCGAAACCGGGAGAATTGGTAGAATTTCAGGTGAAAGGACTTCGTCCATACGTTGGTAACCTAGATTTTTTCGTCAATAATACGCCAATGGAAGTCGTGTCGGCAGAAGATTCACTCGTTGTCGTCCGTGTGCCGATGCAGATTTCTTCTGGAGATGCAAAAATAGTGGTTGAAAACCAAGTGTTTTATGGCCCACGCCTACAGATTCAGGGAAATGTGTCGTTCGATGCCAACTATGGAATTGTAAACGGATTTAATGGCTTTGTAAGCGACTTTATTCCCAATGCGGGCGGTTACATCGTGGTTGGTGCTTTCACGAATTTTGAAGAACAAGCGAATAACGAAACGACTTTCATTCGTGGTATACACTTTATTGATGCAAACGGTAGAAGTTCATCTGCTATGACTTTTGGAAAAGGTGCTTATAATATAAATTCAATAGCGCGGATGAGCAGCGGTTCGTTTGTTGTTGGAGGCGCAATATCTTCGTTCAATGATCGGGAAGTTTATGGCATTGCAAAGCTGCTGCCTTCAGGTCGATTGGATACAACCGTGGTCGATGTGATTAACACCACGGAGTTTCCGCAGAATAGTCTTGACACCGTTTCTTCATTTAACGGTGGAGTGACGGGAGGATCGGTGCTGAAAGTTTTTGGTGTCGCTGATGATAAGGTAATTGCCGTAGGTAATTTTACGAGACACTTGAAGATCGACTATACCTATTCTTCGCGCGAAACACGGCGGCCTATTCTCACTTCTGCCCGTAACGTCATGCGATTAAAGTCGGATGGAACGTTAGATTCTACATATAGCTATAATCATGAGGGGGCTAATGGCGCCATTGCTGATGCCGTACAAATGGCAGATAATAAGATCGTATTAGTCGGTGCTTTTTCGCAGTTCAACGGTAAGGCTGCTCCTGGAATTGTGCGGTTGAATGTCGACGGGACAGTGGACGAAGGATTTTCGGTTGGAAGTGGCGCCTCGCGGATCCAATCGATAACCTACAATCCACAAGTGAGGAAATTTGTGGTGGCGGGCAATTTCTCGACGTTTAACGGTACAGCGGCCAATGGCGTTGCCGTATTAAATGAAAACGGTTCTAAAGATGATGGGTTTGTTCTCGGGGATATCGGAGCTGGTGTACCTACCTATGGCTATGTATTGAACAACGGCAAGGTGCTGTTAGACGGAACTTTCGACACCTATAACGGTGTGCCGCGATCCAATCTTCTTGTGTTGGAAGCTAATGGTTCTATGCTGCAATTGTACAATTCCTTTTCTCCTTTCTCAGGAGCACTCTACAAGGTTGTTGAAACGACATCGTCCCTTGGAAATCCAGCTCTGCTGCTTGGAGGAGCAATTTTCGGATTCGATGGGCATAGGGCAGGAAGACTTGTGAGGATAGAGATAAAAAACTAAGCATTAAAACGTATTGACCATGATAAATTTTAGCAGATATTTTAGTGTGATTTTAGTAGGAGCGATCATCTTGGTTGGGCTAGACAGCTGTAATAAGGGGTTCCCGAATTTATTGGAGGAATACGGGGAGGCTCAAGATCCGGCACCCGTGAGAGACAAAGTGTTGCTGATCGTTGTCGAAAGCCTAAGCGGGCCCGCTGTGCAGCGGTTGGAGCCTACAAACTTGACATTAATGGGGCGTAATGCCTTGGTTACCTACGGTGGTCTAACGGATGCATCTACCAGTTTTGAGGTGACCAGCGAATCCGTATGGGCATCATTACTTACCGGGGTTGATGGAGCAAAAAATGGCGTGACGGGGACAGATATTAGCTTGTTGAACAAAGCGATGTATCCGACGATCATTTCAAGACTGGCAGACCTTAATGAAGCGCGATCTTCCACATTCTATACCAGCTCTCAGCAATATGCTGCGGTTCTCGGAGAGGATGCCGCTGATATCGTTATAGAGGCTGATGATGACCAATTACTGGCGAAAGCAACGATTGGACTAGAGACAGATAGTGCCGATTTGCAGGTGTTGCAATTGTCAGCTTTAGCGCAAGTTAGCGAAGACGCTACGTCTGCTTCCTATGCTCAAGCATTAGAAAAAATCGACCTGCAAATCATGACGTTAGTAGATGCTGTGAAAGCACGCACGACATATAACAATGAAAATTGGTTGATCGTCATTACCTCTGCAAAAGGAGGAATGTATGAAAAAGATGAGGTTGATTACACAGCTTTTGGAGACCCTGAGCGTGAGACGTATTGTATGTTCTATTCACCACGATTCTCGACGAAAGTAACGCCAAGACCTAGTGCAAACGATGTGCCTTTCTCAGGAAATGCTGTTCGTTACACCTATGGTGGTGGAAATCAAGTTGTCGGTAAATTGAGCGACGTATCGAAGCTCAATATGGGTGCAGCAGAAGACTGGACGATAAACCTATTTTTGCGCTACAATACTGCTGGCTCCTTTTACTATTATCCTTCGTTTTTCTCCAAACGTGCGCAGGGTTTTTCCGGTCCGGGTTGGAATATGTTTTTAGAAGGGGATTACTGGGGCTTCAATAGTTCGGTAGCTGGGCAGGTTTTTGGAAAAGTGATTAATGATGGACAATGGCATGCTTTGACCGTGGTGATTCGGCGTAGTGGAGCGACAGATTCGGTCTTTACTTATACCGATGGATTGGCAGAATCATCGCGGGAGGTAAGGGCTAGTGTAAATACCAGTTCTTTAAACAATAATGCTCCACTTACATTGGGATATATCGCGGGAGATGGAAACACTGATTGTGATTTATCTATCGCGAATGTACAGATCTATAATAAGGCCTTCACTCCTGCAGAGGTGCGGCAATACACAGGCATCGTGGACGTTGGTGAAAGCCACCCATTCTGGTCTGACTTAGAGGGGTATTGGCCTTGTTATTCCGACGTGAATACGACGACTTTGACAGATAAAACAGGTAATGCTGGCAACTTCCGTCTGCAGGGACCGACAAGTTGGATTAGCTTTAATGAACTGGTTGCCTTCTTCCAACCCCCAATTTCGGACTCTTTCTATCGAATGGTTCCCAACGCGGTGGATGTTCCTTTTGTAATTTACCAATGGTTGGGCGTGAGTGTGGAACAAGCTTGGGGTATAGACGGAAAGAGTTGGAGTCCAAATTATAGTCAAGTTCGAAATTAACGATTTTAACAGAGAGGGTTATGAAAAGATATGTAATGCTTTTGGGAGGTTATATTGCAGCAGTTTTGCTGTGCGCCTCCTGTGGTAAGTATAATTTTGATTTCAAAGACGGTTATCAGGACGGCGATTCGGTAGCTTCCGATATTTTGACGGATACGACCATGTTTGTCGCCGACAAAAGTATGTACACAAAGGCAAGAATCTATCCCGGCCTTGTGGGGGATGCTGTTGCTCGATTCAAACAGGATACTGTAATTGCACTCGATTTGCCGGATATATATATATCTGCGGATGCTTACAAAGTTCAAAGTGCGCCCGTTCCCTTCTATAGCACAGGTTTATATGCGCCTGCGGGGGAGGTTATTAGGATCACTGTTCCGCAGGGGATATCCGGTCTAATGGTGCAAGTGGGGGCTCATACAGACAACATTACCGGTAAGGACGCGCCTCGTCGTGAGGCTATAATTTAC
This genomic window contains:
- a CDS encoding fasciclin domain-containing protein, translating into MKCFVSICCLVLVGIVFFSACQKEYYDESGTHDAHFGGSIWEYLETRPELFDTLQVALQIAGLDQVLQREHVTFFAPTDQCVLKSVWALNAYLYESGQDTITSLRQVDPSVWRKFFSRYILKGTYLAKDFPQLDTLNLSAFPGQGYVTYENDDMNIGVLYNDAVTKNSDGTDQVIKYAGYRQLYLNYPFSRGNNTGVSYIPFITAPVATSDIQPANGALHVLQFSKHAFGFLSYLFVQEALAKGITTN
- a CDS encoding DUF5008 domain-containing protein: MKRLDMKIICLSFILFLLTACSKDLMVGEDPYSGGKGSLGIGFISNYPTPEVAKPGELVEFQVKGLRPYVGNLDFFVNNTPMEVVSAEDSLVVVRVPMQISSGDAKIVVENQVFYGPRLQIQGNVSFDANYGIVNGFNGFVSDFIPNAGGYIVVGAFTNFEEQANNETTFIRGIHFIDANGRSSSAMTFGKGAYNINSIARMSSGSFVVGGAISSFNDREVYGIAKLLPSGRLDTTVVDVINTTEFPQNSLDTVSSFNGGVTGGSVLKVFGVADDKVIAVGNFTRHLKIDYTYSSRETRRPILTSARNVMRLKSDGTLDSTYSYNHEGANGAIADAVQMADNKIVLVGAFSQFNGKAAPGIVRLNVDGTVDEGFSVGSGASRIQSITYNPQVRKFVVAGNFSTFNGTAANGVAVLNENGSKDDGFVLGDIGAGVPTYGYVLNNGKVLLDGTFDTYNGVPRSNLLVLEANGSMLQLYNSFSPFSGALYKVVETTSSLGNPALLLGGAIFGFDGHRAGRLVRIEIKN
- a CDS encoding LamG-like jellyroll fold domain-containing protein; translation: MINFSRYFSVILVGAIILVGLDSCNKGFPNLLEEYGEAQDPAPVRDKVLLIVVESLSGPAVQRLEPTNLTLMGRNALVTYGGLTDASTSFEVTSESVWASLLTGVDGAKNGVTGTDISLLNKAMYPTIISRLADLNEARSSTFYTSSQQYAAVLGEDAADIVIEADDDQLLAKATIGLETDSADLQVLQLSALAQVSEDATSASYAQALEKIDLQIMTLVDAVKARTTYNNENWLIVITSAKGGMYEKDEVDYTAFGDPERETYCMFYSPRFSTKVTPRPSANDVPFSGNAVRYTYGGGNQVVGKLSDVSKLNMGAAEDWTINLFLRYNTAGSFYYYPSFFSKRAQGFSGPGWNMFLEGDYWGFNSSVAGQVFGKVINDGQWHALTVVIRRSGATDSVFTYTDGLAESSREVRASVNTSSLNNNAPLTLGYIAGDGNTDCDLSIANVQIYNKAFTPAEVRQYTGIVDVGESHPFWSDLEGYWPCYSDVNTTTLTDKTGNAGNFRLQGPTSWISFNELVAFFQPPISDSFYRMVPNAVDVPFVIYQWLGVSVEQAWGIDGKSWSPNYSQVRN